The Aquila chrysaetos chrysaetos chromosome 11, bAquChr1.4, whole genome shotgun sequence sequence tactataattattttttttttaaactgtctttatgaAGAGAACACTTCCTTTGTCTTCTAGAAATCCAAACGGAAGGAACAGGCCCTGGTGTTACACCAAAAAGGGATTCACCATTCAAGAAACACCCTGCAACATAGAGAAGTGTGGTAAGTAACATTAGTTTCAAGACAACTGGTTGtttctgaggggttttttttgttttgtttgggttttgtttttgtttttttttttttttgatagcaCAAGGTTGGTGCTTAGTTGTAAGGACATCTAaacaaaattcttctttctATAGGGCGTGCATGTGGTCAAAGGAGCATCAGCAAATACTTCAAGATTGTTGGTGGAAGCCAGGCAGAGGTTGAGTCTCAGCCTTGGATAGCTGGCATCTTCCAAAACATAAGGGGCATCGACCAATTTCTGTGTGGTGGCAGCCTCATTGACCCTTGCTGGGTGCTTACAGCAGCACACTGTTTTCATAATCCGTAAGTTTACAGTTCCACATCCTTCTTATTTGCGAGTTTCTTCAACTGATTTCTTTGCGCAACACTCACTGAGCAATCCTTAAAAATGTATGATAGTAAGGGTGTTCTTTTGAttgagcaaaaaaagaagaacagcCATAAACATTAAGCCTCTGGGAGTCCAAGTCTAGCAGAATGAGCTAGCAAGATGCTAATGTTTTGGTGGATTATGcaatttaaacaattttagCCTAAATTGGAGCCAgggtttcattttactttggCTGTTCCCAAAACTTAGAATTTGTACTGAAAGGTGATGAACAATAAATTTACgggtggtttttgttgttttatctGTGGAAAGGTGATCCTTCTGGCATCCTGCAGAGGATTCTCATCACCAATGCCTGGCATTAGTAGCAGCTAGCTAGGTGTGCATTTCAAAATACCTGAACATCTATCTTAACCCCCTCAAATGGAAAATCTGGATGCTTTTCTTTAGCATAGTGGATCAACTTTCAAAGCTGATCacatcttgctttttcttgtcaGCATGAAAGTAAACAGGAAATGGAACTGGGACTGGATCTAAACTGTTGACCTCACTCTCAGAAACTAGTAGTCTTCACAAATCTCTTCATTCTCTCTCAGGTcaaaaaaaacacaagacaaaTCCATCTACAAAGTCTTCCTTGGAAAGTCCATACTGAATGTTACTGATGATAAGGAACAAGTATTCATGGTTGACGACATCATCTCTCACCCTGACTTTACAGATGACACAGGTGGCAATGAGAATGATATTGGTAAGTGTCATCTTAATATGAGCCTTTAAAACACTGAGGATAGCTGAAGACTACATAATTGTGGCACACATCTTCTAAAATAAGTAGAATCAGAGATGAGATGAAGGGGAACAGGAACTAGGTGTTTCTGAGAACTAGGCCTGTGCTGAGCAAGACTTTTCCACTTGTAGAAATTTGGTTTGTGGCACATGTCAGGTGCATTACCTGGCACACAGTCAACTATAAGCCTGTCTTATCTCTGGATCTGTACAAGGCATGGCTTTTCCATAAGCATCCCATTTCTACCATCTTATTCTATGTCTACAGAGATCACACTGTAtgtataataaataatgaaaaaatgcatgcaCAATAGGTTTCACCATATAGTAGGGGAATGCCATATCAGGTACTACATTAGCTGAAGGTTATCCTGAATTAATCCAGACTTCCATAAGTCTCTCTGGCTTTCACAAGCCTATCCCTAAATCAACAAAGTCAGAGATGGGTTTTTGCAACTTGCACAGAACAGACTTGCCACTCTTGCACTTGACACTTACAACTCTACCACTCAGTCCAAATTCCTGCTGCTACAGAAAAAGATTCGAAGAATAGCTTCATAAGCCCCTCTGTTGAGAAGAACAATATAAAATGCCTCCTCTTCAGCAAGGCAGTGGGTGCCATCCTCTACAGCCAGTCAGGAAGTTGAggttttaaaacatctgaagaCATACGTGCTAAAGAATCTTCCCTGAGCTATCAGCCCCTATCCATTCAGGAAGGAAGTTCAAGTTGGAATGTTTGCCAATTTTAGTgctaggaaattaattttattgttacTATGTAATGACCCAGTGTCATTCCAAAAGCAATAAGAACCATATGTAACCAGAACTAAATGTAATTGCAACTATTCCTGTTAGCTGTATCCAATACTCCTACTGTCAGAACTTGAGGGGAAAAACTTGCTTTACGTATCTAACTGTATCTTCTCTGACTTGTTTCTTAGCTCTGATAAGGATAAGAACAACTTCTGGGCAGTGTGCAGTAGAATCCAAATATGTCAGAACAGTCTGCTTGCCAGAGAAGAACCTCTACTTACAAGACAATACCCGGTGTGAAATATCTGGCTatggaaaacaagatttttgtAAGTGAATGACTTCTCTTTCCAAAGTTGTATTTCCACAGTGCGGGAACTGGATGGTTCTTATACTATGATCCGCAAAGgattaaaaagctttctttctaTTATTCTATGTACTCCATGTGCATCTCTGAAAGATGATCTTTGCTATCATCTTCTCTAGTTGTCCATGCCATTTCTTATCTGATGCTTCTTATGCTTGTCAACCGTACAAAGTAAGCCACGATGTAAAACACAGCAATTTTTTCATTCCTGATGTGGTgaggaatagaaaaaaattaaagctgtgtTGGAGTATCAACAAAGGATTGCATTTGTGCAGAACTTCCTTCAAAAACTATCAAACTCTTTCTCTCTAAAACCCAAGCTTTATAGTTTGCATCtggagcacttttttttccctctttaaaacTTACTAATTAACAGTAGAAGTAAACCAATATTGCATAAGTTGGAAATAAGAGCCTCAAATCAGAACTGGAATAGTTATGCTAATTTCTTTTAAGTGCTGAAAGTGTGTattatgggggttttttgtttgtttttgtcttgGATGGTGAAAATAGTTAAATCTTTTGTTTGCAGATGACATCTACTATGCTCAAAGACTGATGTCGGCCACTGTAAACTTAGTATCACAGGAAAAATGCAAGGAATACTATGACAATATCAGAGTAACTGACAATATGGTCTGTGCTGGAGATCCTGCATGGGTGACTGATGCATGCAAGGTAAAACTGGTTTGTTTTATcttctgaagaattttaaatgcatgtacACTATATGGATCAGCTGGTGGCATCTTGTAATTCTACTAATCAGAAGAGTCTCTCTATGTAGCTTGGTACATTGGCTTTGACCTTATATCACTAGCCTAATACTTGTGATTATAAACTTAGGATGGAGTGTTGTGTGCAAGGTAACCATTCTCTCTTTGCCCTGCTTCGGGGGAACTAGGGAACTGCTTACCTTACAGACTGTGTTTAAGTCATAGCAGATGCTGAGCCTTCTGCTCCATCTATGCAGTGTTCTCAAAAATCATAGCTTTAGCTCAGAGGCATTTACTAGCTTGTTTCACTCTAGAACAACAATAATCACAGGCTCCCTGTTACAAAGGCTCCATCTGCAGAAAATGGCCTAATATGTTCTCTTTCCATTGTCAGGGAGATTCCGGTGGCCCCATGGTCTGTGAGCACAATGGCAGGATGATGCTTTATGGGATTGTCAGCTGGGGAGATGGCTGTGCAAAGGCAAACAAGCCTGGCGTTTACACGAGAGTTACTCGATACCTTAACTGGATTGATTCCAATATGAATGCGGTAATTGCCAAGAGTCGTTTTCTTCCTGAACCAAAGTGACCTTTTTTCTACAGCTGGACtcaaatgaacaaaattaagCCTATACTGATGCCAGGACACTAAAGTCCTGAATGTCATGaggctttccttttaaatgcttGTGTGGTCTGCCACTCACATCAGTGTTCCTGAGGCAGAGAGATGGTTGACATATTATCTTACTACTCTGAATTACCTGAAAACCACTCAGTGGGaagctaaaatatttaacatttaaatgatTATTCCCATGCATGATACTATGCATATCAAGTTATCTGTCTACTTAATTTATTAATTGGCATTTGGTCTGGAAGTATTAGtacagttttaatttatttaactCAAGTATTCATTTTATACGTGGCCTGAGTCTAAAATCTTTCCTCATCACACTGAACAATACCAAGACTCAAGTCCTAGAAACCTAACCTGTTAAGACCAGTACTGAGAGGGTGATAAGGCTTTGCatcagaaaatggaagaaactgcATCAGCATTCTTATCACTAATGTGTGAAGAAGGACCAAAGTCTACTTAGACTGAGGCAACGCCTGGTGTACAGTGTCATTTGCTATAGCCCCAACGTGTAGCAAAATCTGATGGATGGCACATGTGGCTGTCAGCATTACAAACTCTCAATGTATTCCACTTAAAAACTGTGCTGCAAGGCGGCAAACTGGAATCTTGACTGGACTTCCAGGTCACATCTGAAGGTGTCTGGGTCCCCTGGAAAGTCTGATTGTGCAACCTTTCTACATGTACCTATGCACCCAGGAGAGGATTTAAGGACTTGGCACCTGTTCAATGCTGCATATGTCAAAAGTCAGAAGTCTACTTCCATTCATTTACCTGATATTATATGGaaactacttctttttttccccaagacttactggttttatttttaaacttgtctttgttttatatatttgaatTATTTGTATGAGGGCTGGAACCTCAAactttatttaattatttttactgtgtttaacttattatttgtattaagaatgttaaaatatcattaaaaaaaaagctgttattcTTATGCATCTGTTTCTCCTCTCTTGAAAGGGGAAGGGTATGATTTGGAAGAACTGCCATTACTAAGTTCTAATCTGAACTGGTAAAACATAAATGTTTGAACTTTCTATTTATTAAAGCATTCCATATGAGAAATTAATGTCCTCTACTCTGGGTGAGAGTGCTAGAAAACTATGTGTGCACTAGCAAGACAGCATAGGATAAGCAACACTGCTGAGGACCTAATATCCATGCTGTTTAGGCTTCACCCTaaggaaatacatttctcaTACTCCAGAACTGCTCTGCAATAAGATCCAAATCACTTTGTGGGAGGGAGCATGAGATAAGTTTCAAAAGTTCACTCATTAACTTAACTAAAATGCTACTGCATGTGGAAGAATGCAATGCAGCAATATCTTAGAAAGGTGCTAAAAGGAAAGTAATAGTTTCAGCTTTCCTCAGTACTTCTTTGTGGACactaattttcaaaaagaagcatttgcagTTAACCTCAAGTATTGCTAAGTGAAATCTTAGGTAGTAGAAATTATATCTGAAGAGcaagatttatttatattttagtttattttccttttcaggaaagaagttTAACTGGAAGAGAATTCATAGTAGAAAGCACTAAGAGCAAAGAAATACTTAAAGCCAATTCCCTTTCTAATTCTGGATAAAATGTCACAATTAAACTCAAAGGAAGTCCTTGCTGAAGATGATACATTCTTTTGTTTGGGCAGAAACTATTCTCAAGATTTCTTTTGGGTGGTTGAGGGAACACAGTGAGATCCTAGCACCACCTCAACATCCTAAAGATCATGTGCTGTCTGCTTTGATTTTGGTTCTTTTAAGGAAGCTACAAGATGAGACAGACTGGAGACAGTACTATAAACAGTGTTTATAGCAAATTTACAGAGAAGAGTTTGTATCACAGCATCTAGATACCATAGATTTGTGTGATGTTTGTAATTGTGAAAGTAAAAGGCTTGCACATATAACAATATCCTGCCAAGCATTAAATTAATTCCTGCACTGAAATGGCTGTCATGGAACAAATTAGCAGCCTAGTTAGCAGGCTAATTTCTGAAGTGAGCAGTCCCATCCATCCTAACTGAATAACACAGTGAGCCAGCAATACTCCAGTAGTTACTGGTCAAAA is a genomic window containing:
- the PLAU gene encoding urokinase-type plasminogen activator, which codes for MKLLIFFTVTLGTLVMGLDSVYSKKHYKLSYKHRSDRKECHCLNGGTCITYYLFSGINRCICPEGYTGIHCELDTERMCYTENGEDYRGMATEDECLPWDLPSVISRGHYHARLKNALQLGLGKHSYCRNPNGRNRPWCYTKKGFTIQETPCNIEKCGRACGQRSISKYFKIVGGSQAEVESQPWIAGIFQNIRGIDQFLCGGSLIDPCWVLTAAHCFHNPSKKTQDKSIYKVFLGKSILNVTDDKEQVFMVDDIISHPDFTDDTGGNENDIALIRIRTTSGQCAVESKYVRTVCLPEKNLYLQDNTRCEISGYGKQDFYDIYYAQRLMSATVNLVSQEKCKEYYDNIRVTDNMVCAGDPAWVTDACKGDSGGPMVCEHNGRMMLYGIVSWGDGCAKANKPGVYTRVTRYLNWIDSNMNAVIAKSRFLPEPK